From the Thermoanaerobaculia bacterium genome, one window contains:
- a CDS encoding PD40 domain-containing protein, translating into MIGKRLGPYEITAKLGEGGMGEVYRATDTRLKREVAIKVLPAAFIADIDRLARFEREAQLLAQLHHPNIASIFGLEVAGGVRALVMELVPGPTLAERLESGRLPFAECLSFALQIAQALEEAHDKGIVHRDLKPQNIKASSEGEIKVLDFGLAKAMDTAAGSSAAADLAKSPTLMHSPTMTAAAIGGGTQMGVILGTAAYMAPEQARGTAVDARADVWAFGVVLYEMLAGGTLFASETVADTLAAVLTREIDWSRLPASTPPAVLQLLRRCLERKPRERLHSIADARQLLADFSSGRIGGVGGASVVSGTLTAAPDAVVPRARTIVRLLPWTIAALAALAAIFLALRKVPAAVDAAAGSEIHFAPLTSFSGVESPGSWSPDGSFLAYSHSAEGSMDLFVLPTAGGAPISLYKSAFDEGAPRWSPDSKWIAFTSFKEGRAGIFLVSPLGGPAQKLVDLPQREPESDALVALGKQPWSPDGRWLLFARAREKGGTALWRIDLEGREEKELLPAVEGQSFAEPSLAPDGRRIVFTRASIDGRASLWLLDLDASEARPLVDEKANAMEPLFSPGGEAVIFVSDRAGNEGNVWTIDLASRRITPITLSPTLVNSPVAARDGRLAVATSSHQTDLYLDAVDGGSQRRLTFHTHDNFGPRLSPDGRKIAYMSNRTGDPEIWLLDLESGEERRLTDNPARDMSPTWAPDGRSILFSSDRDPAHPLWTLEVDGGRIEPVGKGVAALDKLRLVWGQWAPDGSRLGLIAADDSRGGSLWTLSRDGSLSGPFLPGLRELDFYRDGRTILYVRDGKEGEGLELRAADLETGADELLYRGWVREMTVSRDGRLVSFILAESHINLNLFGLELAPPQRPGELPRALGAPRALTEGKGRWHVHNGSLSADGKLAAYTRDTDTADIFVVSSEPPR; encoded by the coding sequence TTGATCGGCAAGCGCCTCGGCCCCTACGAGATTACCGCCAAGCTGGGCGAAGGCGGCATGGGCGAGGTCTACCGCGCGACCGACACCCGCCTCAAGCGCGAGGTTGCCATCAAGGTCCTGCCGGCGGCGTTCATCGCGGACATTGACCGCCTGGCGCGCTTCGAGCGCGAGGCGCAGCTCCTCGCCCAGCTCCACCATCCGAACATCGCCTCAATCTTCGGGCTCGAGGTAGCGGGAGGAGTTCGGGCCCTCGTCATGGAGCTCGTCCCCGGCCCCACACTGGCCGAGCGCCTCGAATCCGGGCGGCTTCCCTTTGCTGAATGCCTTTCTTTCGCGCTGCAGATCGCGCAGGCGCTCGAGGAGGCGCACGACAAGGGAATCGTCCACCGGGACTTGAAGCCGCAGAACATCAAGGCCTCCAGCGAAGGAGAGATCAAGGTCCTCGACTTCGGCCTGGCGAAGGCGATGGATACCGCCGCGGGATCCTCGGCCGCTGCGGATCTGGCGAAATCGCCGACGCTGATGCACTCCCCCACGATGACCGCGGCGGCGATCGGCGGGGGCACGCAGATGGGCGTCATCCTCGGCACGGCGGCCTACATGGCGCCGGAGCAGGCGCGCGGCACGGCGGTGGACGCGCGGGCCGACGTCTGGGCGTTCGGCGTGGTGCTCTACGAAATGCTCGCCGGCGGCACCCTCTTCGCCTCGGAGACCGTGGCCGACACCCTTGCGGCGGTTCTGACCCGCGAGATCGACTGGTCCCGCCTGCCGGCCTCGACGCCGCCCGCGGTCCTGCAACTGCTGCGCCGCTGCCTCGAACGCAAACCGCGGGAGCGCCTGCACTCGATCGCCGACGCGCGCCAACTGCTCGCCGACTTTTCCTCCGGCCGCATCGGCGGCGTGGGCGGCGCGAGCGTCGTCAGTGGAACGCTGACTGCGGCGCCCGACGCGGTGGTTCCGCGCGCGCGGACGATCGTTCGCCTCCTTCCCTGGACGATCGCCGCGCTGGCGGCCCTCGCGGCGATCTTCCTGGCACTGCGCAAGGTGCCGGCGGCGGTGGACGCAGCGGCCGGAAGCGAGATCCACTTTGCGCCGCTGACCAGCTTCTCCGGCGTCGAGTCGCCGGGAAGCTGGTCGCCCGACGGGTCGTTCCTCGCCTACTCGCACTCCGCCGAGGGCTCGATGGACCTCTTCGTTCTCCCCACGGCGGGCGGCGCACCGATCTCGCTCTACAAGTCGGCGTTCGACGAAGGGGCACCGCGCTGGTCACCGGACAGCAAGTGGATCGCCTTCACCTCGTTCAAGGAGGGACGGGCCGGAATCTTCCTCGTCTCGCCGCTCGGCGGTCCGGCCCAGAAACTGGTCGACTTGCCGCAGCGCGAGCCCGAGTCCGATGCCCTCGTCGCGCTCGGCAAGCAGCCCTGGTCGCCCGACGGCCGCTGGCTGCTCTTCGCGCGCGCCCGGGAGAAAGGGGGCACGGCGCTCTGGCGTATCGACCTCGAAGGGCGCGAGGAGAAGGAGCTCCTGCCGGCAGTCGAGGGGCAGAGCTTCGCCGAGCCCTCTCTCGCTCCCGACGGCCGCCGAATCGTCTTCACGCGAGCCTCGATCGACGGTCGGGCGAGTCTCTGGCTTCTCGATCTCGACGCCTCCGAGGCGCGCCCCCTGGTCGACGAGAAGGCGAACGCCATGGAGCCGCTCTTTTCGCCCGGTGGCGAGGCCGTGATCTTCGTCTCGGATCGTGCCGGCAACGAGGGCAACGTCTGGACGATCGACCTCGCCAGCCGGCGGATCACTCCCATCACGCTGAGCCCGACGCTCGTCAACTCGCCGGTGGCGGCGCGCGACGGGCGCCTCGCGGTCGCGACCTCCTCGCATCAGACCGACCTCTACCTCGATGCCGTCGACGGAGGGAGCCAGCGCCGACTCACCTTCCACACCCACGACAACTTCGGCCCCCGGCTCTCCCCGGACGGCCGGAAGATCGCCTACATGTCGAACCGGACCGGCGATCCCGAGATCTGGCTGCTCGATCTCGAGTCGGGGGAGGAGCGCCGGCTCACCGACAATCCTGCGCGCGACATGAGCCCGACCTGGGCGCCCGACGGCAGGTCGATCCTCTTCTCCTCGGACCGCGACCCCGCGCACCCGCTCTGGACGCTCGAGGTCGACGGCGGACGGATCGAACCGGTCGGCAAGGGCGTCGCGGCGCTCGACAAGCTTCGCCTCGTCTGGGGACAGTGGGCGCCGGACGGCTCGCGCCTCGGGCTCATCGCGGCCGACGACAGTCGCGGCGGCTCCCTCTGGACGCTCTCCCGCGACGGCTCATTGTCCGGCCCATTCCTGCCGGGCCTGCGCGAGCTCGATTTCTACCGCGACGGGCGGACGATTCTCTACGTTCGGGACGGCAAGGAGGGCGAGGGCCTCGAGCTGCGCGCCGCCGACCTCGAGACCGGCGCCGACGAGCTCCTCTACCGTGGCTGGGTGCGCGAAATGACTGTCTCCCGGGACGGCCGGCTCGTCTCCTTCATCCTGGCCGAGAGCCACATCAACCTGAACCTCTTCGGCCTCGAGCTCGCTCCTCCCCAGCGCCCGGGCGAGCTGCCGCGGGCACTCGGAGCGCCGCGCGCCTTGACCGAAGGCAAGGGGCGCTGGCATGTCCACAACGGCAGCCTCTCGGCGGATGGCAAGCTCGCCGCGTACACGCGCGATACCGACACCGCCGATATCTTCGTGGTCAGCAGCGAACCGCCGCGCTGA